The Crassaminicella indica genomic interval CTTTTGTTTTTAAATTTGCAAAATCAGGTCGAATATCAAGTAAAGCTTCTATAGACTTTCTTGAACGATTTACAGCTGCCCCCTCGAAAATCTCTCCTACTCTAAAAAATAACATAACTGCTACAGCTTCTGGAAATTCTTTCATTACAAAAGCACTTATTCCTGCAATAGTCATTAAAAAATTTTCGTCTAAAAATTCTCCCCTAAAAATATTTCTTATCGCTTTTAATAAAACATCTTTACCAATTAAAAGATAACTTACTACATACAATAACAGCTCAATCCAAAAATTAAATTGAAATATTATAGCTATAAAAAACAATACAGCTCCACTAGTAAGGGCTATAACCTCTTTTTTATTGAAGTTTTCATGTTCATGATAATGTTCACCACTGCTTCCATTGCTTTGATCATCATGTGCATGATTATGTCCACAACAATCCCCATTAGCACCATAATGATTATTCTTATCTAGAAAGCATTCTTTTTTACCTTTATCAACCACTTGCACATGAGGCTCTATTTTTTTTATAATCTCTTTAATCTCTTTTATAGTCTCCTCTAATTCATAAGCATCAGACTCAATTGTCAGCTTTTTAGTAGCAAAATTTATATCAGCATGAGTAATCTTTTGAATTTTTTTTATTCTTCTTTCTATTTTTGCTGCACAATTAGCACATCCGAGTCCCTCTAATAAAAATTCTCTTTGTATCTTATTCATGCACTTTCCCCTTTCATATTTCATCTATGATTAATATGATGAAGTCCTTGTTCAAATATTTTCTGAACATGCTCATCATCTAAAGAGTAATAAACTACCTTTCCTTCTTTTCTATATTTTACAAGTCTTTCTTTTTTTAATATCCTCAATTGATGAGATATAGCAGACTGCTTCATTTCAAGCAATGCTGCAATATCACATACACACATTTCTGCTTCAAATAAAGCACATATAATTTTAATCCTCGTGCTATCTCCAAATACCTTGAAAAATTCTGCTAAATCATATAATTTTTCTTCCTCAATCATCTTTTCTCGAACCTTTTTAACTATCTCTTCATGAATAATATTACAGTTACAACAATTATTATTTTGTTCCATAATACTCCTCCTTTTGTAGGCTTGATTTCCTTACATACTATTTACGCTAATCTTTTTAGGTTATATATTTCAACTTACTTCACAACATATGAATAGCTGTTCATATGTTTATATATATTATATTCACCTATCACTAAAAAGTCAATATTCATTTCGTAAAGCTATTGTAAACCATATCTTTTATTTAGTTGACAATGTATTGTTTTAGAGTTATTCTATATGTAAACAAAAAGCTCAGAAAATACCTTTTTATGATTCGAGGTGTAAATATGTCAAAAGGAATTTTTATCGTTGGAACAGATACAGATGTAGGAAAAACTGTTGTTACAGCAGGACTTATCCATCTTCTTCGTTCAAAAGGTTATAATGCTTGTTATTTTAAGCCTGTCTTAAGTGGAGCAGTCTTAAAAAACAACGAGTTGATTCCAGGAGATACCCATTTTGTAAAAACAATAGGAAATATTCCTGAATCTTTAGAAAATATGACCCCATATAAATTTCATACTCCAGTTTCACCACATTTAGCTTCAGAAATAGAAAATATACAAATCAAAATAGCTTTAATCAAAGAAAAGTTTCTCCAACTAAAAGAAAAATATGCTTATATAGTTGTAGAAGGTGCTGGTGGACTAGTTGTTCCAATATTTAAAAATTATATGCTATATGATTTGATCAAGGAATTAAACTTACCCATTCTTATAGTAGCTCATGCAGGCTTAGGCACCATTAATCATACTATGCTTACTGTAAATTTTGCAGAAGATATGGGGATTGAAGTAAAGGGAATTCTATTAAATGGTTATAATGCTTTAAACATATGTCATGCTGACAATAAACAAATCCTTGAAAAAGCTACAAATCTTCAAGTTCTTACTCTACCCAAGCTCAAAAATATAAATGTAGAAAAAATGCAATATGGAGATTTAAAAGAAGCTATAAAAACTCATATTCAAATTGAAACAATCATAAAATGGATGAAAGCATGTTAGGAGAGATGATTATGCATGAATTACAAAGGAAGGATTTACAATATATATGGCACCCATGTTCTCAAATGAAAGATTATGAAGCCTTTCCACCCATCATTATTAAAAATGCAAAAGGTCCTTATCTTTATGATATAGATGGTAATAGATATTTAGATGTGATCTCTTCTTGGTGGGTTAATTTATTTGGACACTGCAATGAAAGAATCAATCAAGCTATTATAAAACAAATCAATCAATTAGAACATACTATCTTTGCAAATTTTTCTCATAAACCTGCTATTGAATTAGCCGAAAGGCTTATAAAAATAACTCCAGAGGGGCTTAATAAAATATTTTTTTCAGATAATGGTTCTTCAGCAGTAGAAAATGCTTTAAAGCTAAGCTTTCAATATCATCAACAAACTGGAAATTCTAGTAAAACAAGATTTGTTGCCCTTTCTGATGCCTATCATGGAGAAACCATTGGAGCTCTTGCTGTAGGTGATATCGACCTTTATAAAAGAATTTATAAGCCTCTTCTTATGGAAACTCATAAAGTACAGGGACCTGACTGCTATAGATGTCCTTATAATAAATGTAGAAAAAGCTGTAACGCCGAGTGCTTTAGCGCTATGGAAAAACTAGTTTTAGAAAAACACAGTGAAATTGCTGGCATAATTGTAGAACCATTAATTCAAGGCGCTGCAGGAATGAAAATATATCCTCCAATTTATCTAAAAAAATTAAGGGAGCTTTGTACAGCCTATAATATTCATTTCATTGCAGATGAAATTGCAGTAGGCTTTGGACGAACAGGAAAAATGTTTGCCTGTGAGCATGCAAATGTGTCTCCTGACATTATGTGTATATCAAAAGGTATTACAGCTGGATATATGCCTCTTTCTGCAATGCTTATGACTGATGAAATTTATGATGCATTCTACAGCGACTATGTGAACTTAAAAGCATTCATGGATAGTCATAGTTATACAGGAAATGCAATGGCATGTGCAGTAGCCTGTGAAACATTGAATATATTCGAGGATGAAAGAATACTTGAAAAAAACAATGAAAAATCTAAAATAATAAAAGAAATGGTACAATCTGCTTTTCACAATCATCCTTATATAGGAGAGTTCCGTCAATTAGGAATGGTTGGTGCATTAGAGCTAGTAAAAAATCAACAAACAAAGGTAGGGTTTGACTGGAAAGAACGGGTAGGCTATAAGATTTATCAGATTGCTCTAAAAAAAGGATTATTACTTCGTCCTTTAGGAAATGTAATCTACTTTATGCCTCCATATGTCATTGAAAAGGAAGATATTGAGCATATGGTATCTAGTACATTATCTTCAATAAACGAATATTTTAGAATCTGATTTAATTTGAGAAAAAAAGGTGAGTCTTAATCACTCACCTACTATACAATCCAATACTTTCCCTATGCTGTCCTGAATTACCAAATTAGCGACATGATCATAAGGAGTAGTACTTTTATTGATAAGTATTAATTTATTTCCTCTATAATATTCAATTAGTCCTGCTGCTGGATATACCACAAGTGATGTTCCTCCTACAATCAACACATCAGCATTAACTATATACTCTATAGACTTTTCAAGTGTATATGTATCTAGTCCCTCTTCATATAAAACTACATCAGGCTTTATAATGCCTCCACATTTTTTACATTTAGGAACCATTTCTATACTATTCACTACATCATCTAAAGAATAGCTTGCTCTACACTTTATACAATAATTTCTATATACAGAACCATGAAGCTCTAAAACATTTTTACTTCCCGCCATTTGATGTAGTCCATCTATATTTTGAGTAATTACAGCTTTTAATTTGCCTTGTTTTTCTAATCTTGCAAGTGCTAAATGAGCCAAATTAGGCTTTGCTTCTGGATAAATCATTTTTTCTTTATAAAATCGATAAAATTCTTTTGTGTATTTCATAAAAAAGCTGTGACTAAGTATTACTTCTGGTGGATATTTTTGTCCCTTACTACTGTATAATCCTGTATCAGCTGTTCTAAAATCAGGTATATTACTTTCTGTAGATGTACCTGCCCCTCCAAAGAAAACAATATTGTCACTTGCGTCAATCATTGATTTTAATTTTTCCATGCTCAAAGCCTCCTCAAATCAATAGGATATCCATATTTTTCATATCTTCATTATATCATATTTGTATTTTTTTAATTTTCCCTCTCTTATGTTCATATATATCTTTATATATTTTCCAAATAATAACCATTTTCCAATTATTTAGAAGGAATTTATAAAAGAATATAGAATATAACAAAAAAAACAAAGATAGGAGTGTCCCCAATGAGAATCTTAAAAGAAAATACAACTGCTGTTATCATTGATATTCAGGAACGTCTTCTTCCTCATATGAATAGTAAAGAATTATTAAAAAATCTAACAATTCTTATTGAAGGTTTAAAAGCTTTGGATATTCCCATTATAGTATCTGAACAATACACAAAAGGATTAGGCCCTACTGTAAGTAAAATAAAAGGAATGCTAGAAGACTCTGAAAATATAGAAAAAATATCCTTTAGCTGCTGTGATGAACCAAAGCTTCAAGAAAAAATTGATAATTTAAATAAAGAATGGATTATTATTGCTGGAATTGAATCTCACATATGCGTCCTTCAAACAGTAATTGATTTAATAGACAATGGTTATACTCCTGTTGTAATAGAAGATTGTATCTCTTCAAGAAAAGAAAATGATAAAAAAATAGCTATTGAAAGAATGAAAAAAGAAGGTGCAATTATCTCGACATATGAATCTATTCTTTTTGAATTATGCAGATATGCAGGTAATGATACCTTCAAAACAATATCTAAGCTAGTTAAATAAAGCAAGCCAAAATTTTGGCTTGCTTTTATCTTTTTAATAAATTTTTCAACTTTTTATATAAATATATAATTATAACTATTTATGTAAAATATATGCAGGATTTTTAAAATTTATGTAGAAATTTGTTGTATATAGATTATAGCCTTATGATATATAGGAGGAATAACAGATGAAAAAGATAAGCACCAAAATTATTTTAACTGTTGTTATATGCTCAGTACTCATGGCGGCTTTTATAACAACTATAAGCCTCAATAAATCTACCAAAGTAATCGTTAATGAAATCGAGAAAAATCTTTCCTTAAAATCTGAAAATATAAGCAGTTACTTTAACAGTACAATTTCTACTGTAGAAATGAATGTAAATAATCTAGAGTCAGCATTAGCAGTAAGCTTTGATAAAAGTAA includes:
- a CDS encoding hydrolase, with protein sequence MRILKENTTAVIIDIQERLLPHMNSKELLKNLTILIEGLKALDIPIIVSEQYTKGLGPTVSKIKGMLEDSENIEKISFSCCDEPKLQEKIDNLNKEWIIIAGIESHICVLQTVIDLIDNGYTPVVIEDCISSRKENDKKIAIERMKKEGAIISTYESILFELCRYAGNDTFKTISKLVK
- the bioA gene encoding adenosylmethionine--8-amino-7-oxononanoate transaminase; the protein is MHELQRKDLQYIWHPCSQMKDYEAFPPIIIKNAKGPYLYDIDGNRYLDVISSWWVNLFGHCNERINQAIIKQINQLEHTIFANFSHKPAIELAERLIKITPEGLNKIFFSDNGSSAVENALKLSFQYHQQTGNSSKTRFVALSDAYHGETIGALAVGDIDLYKRIYKPLLMETHKVQGPDCYRCPYNKCRKSCNAECFSAMEKLVLEKHSEIAGIIVEPLIQGAAGMKIYPPIYLKKLRELCTAYNIHFIADEIAVGFGRTGKMFACEHANVSPDIMCISKGITAGYMPLSAMLMTDEIYDAFYSDYVNLKAFMDSHSYTGNAMACAVACETLNIFEDERILEKNNEKSKIIKEMVQSAFHNHPYIGEFRQLGMVGALELVKNQQTKVGFDWKERVGYKIYQIALKKGLLLRPLGNVIYFMPPYVIEKEDIEHMVSSTLSSINEYFRI
- a CDS encoding NAD-dependent protein deacylase; protein product: MEKLKSMIDASDNIVFFGGAGTSTESNIPDFRTADTGLYSSKGQKYPPEVILSHSFFMKYTKEFYRFYKEKMIYPEAKPNLAHLALARLEKQGKLKAVITQNIDGLHQMAGSKNVLELHGSVYRNYCIKCRASYSLDDVVNSIEMVPKCKKCGGIIKPDVVLYEEGLDTYTLEKSIEYIVNADVLIVGGTSLVVYPAAGLIEYYRGNKLILINKSTTPYDHVANLVIQDSIGKVLDCIVGE
- the bioD gene encoding dethiobiotin synthase, whose amino-acid sequence is MSKGIFIVGTDTDVGKTVVTAGLIHLLRSKGYNACYFKPVLSGAVLKNNELIPGDTHFVKTIGNIPESLENMTPYKFHTPVSPHLASEIENIQIKIALIKEKFLQLKEKYAYIVVEGAGGLVVPIFKNYMLYDLIKELNLPILIVAHAGLGTINHTMLTVNFAEDMGIEVKGILLNGYNALNICHADNKQILEKATNLQVLTLPKLKNINVEKMQYGDLKEAIKTHIQIETIIKWMKAC
- a CDS encoding ArsR/SmtB family transcription factor, which codes for MEQNNNCCNCNIIHEEIVKKVREKMIEEEKLYDLAEFFKVFGDSTRIKIICALFEAEMCVCDIAALLEMKQSAISHQLRILKKERLVKYRKEGKVVYYSLDDEHVQKIFEQGLHHINHR